The Nicotiana tabacum cultivar K326 chromosome 5, ASM71507v2, whole genome shotgun sequence sequence ATCATTTGGTGAAACTTCAGACTCATCTGTGGCGCTTTGACTTACAACTAGCTCAATGTTTTCCTAATTATAAGATACACAATAGCTAATGAGTTCTTTTATGTTTCAACACACAAAAGAATGCAGCAAGCATAATCTAAGAAACAATAATTAGATTTTAATGATTTCATTTGGCAACAATCTCTGAATCTAGTTGAAGACAGGTATATCTAGAGGAAAACAATTTCTGAAAGTTCCATTTCTTTTACATAATAATTCCTGCAAAATTCTGGTGCCTTTCCAATACCAGTAACCATGATAAAGAAATCATTGAAGATAAATTTTAATGACTGCATTTGGCAACAAGAAGCATACATAGAAGTACAGTAGAATAGAGTACATACAGACTCTCATCATCACTATAATCATGTCAAACAAACTAACAATTACCTTATTCTTCTTGTTTCTGAACATATCTTTATTCCTTACTGTCATTTCTGGTTTAAATCAAGAAGGGCTTTCTTTAATGTCATGGCTTTCCACTTATAACTCTTCCTCTTCTGTTACATCCTTCTCTTCATGGAATCCAAGTCATGGAAATCCATGCAAATGGGCTCATGTTACTATACTCAGCACCATATGAGAAACCTCTGTGAAAAGGGTGAAATTGTAGCGACTCCCTGTGGTCGCTACAGGCTTCATGATGCAGTTGCCGATATTATTATTCCCTATTCTAGCCCCAGTGCTTGCACTAGTTCTGATTCTTTCTCCACTTTTAGCCTTAGTTCTAGCTGCAGCTCTGGCTCTATCTCAAGTTCTGACACTAGTCCTAGGCCAAAGAAAAAGGGAAGGAAGAGGAAGCAGAAGAAGGAATCAATAAAGTAGATATAATGATAATGGTGACATTATGTTTGACTTAGCTGGTCTGTTACATGTTACAGTGGTCATCAATAGACAAAAATGGAACAGATATAGACTCTGTATCCTAATTAGAATACAAAGTCTGTCAAATGAGAATGACAAGTTCAGAGCTTGGATGGAGTTATCAGTTGGAGTTAACGAATGTCAACAAAAGCTGGAGATGACGATAATAGATTTATTCTAGTGTGAGATGAAGCCTACATAATACTAGCATTGTTTGTCACTCCATCATTTTATAATAGCACTATTTTCTCTTGAAAGGAAAGCTTGCTGAAGTTTAATATGCTCAAGATGCTATTACTTTTAGAAAACATCACGAGACTATTTTCACAAGGCTTTCTGAAATTAAAGTTGAGCAAAATTAAAGAAGAATTCCCAGTCAATGCAACATATGGAGAACAAATAATAGGCTATGTTTCCTCTTTACATCAAAATTAGTTTCATTTTGCTATCTCCATTAACCTGGTACTCCACTTGAAACAGTTTAACAATCAGTTGAAAGATTGAAATCTTATTAACTTGATGTTAGGATAAAGCTTTTAACAAGTAGAAACTTACACATATTTCTCTTGCTGCTTCATTAATATATGACCCATCTTCCTTCTTATGAGTAGCAAGATAGAGTTGCGCTCGTCCAGGGTTTTTGTCCAGATTCAGCCATCTATAAATGAAAAATCAAGTCAGAATAACTTGACAAAAGAGGAATAGTTTGCAAGTTTAATTAAAGTAAAACATATTGAATTAACATTTATCACCATTTTAGCTCTTCTTCTGGAGTTTGGTTTGGAACCACCAGTGTGTGCAACAGTTTGTTTCTTCCGAATTTCAGCATTTCTTTTACTCATTTCCTTATAAAAATACACATAACTCAAATATACAAACAAAAAAGTATATAATTACACATACTAATTGAAGCATTCAAATAAATACCATTATCTTTTCATTAAAATAGTAAGCAACATAAGAAGTCCATTGATCCCGTGGAATCCCTGGTGGAACATTATCCATAATCTCTGCTTTGGTCTTAAGTGGGTCAATGAACTCATACCACAACCTTTGCCTTCCTGAACTCCACTTTTTTTCCAATAGAACTATAAACATATGCTCATGCATTTAACTCAGCTGTCTTAAAACAGAATCGTGGCTACATGAATAAAACTTCTTTTAGCTAATTTATTACATACAAATATACAGTCTAACGACATAAAATAGAGTTACAACAATAAGAAAATAGAGCTTATACTTTTATAATTTGATCAAAGCAACAATTGAAGTATGACTTAGGTAAATCTGGCCATTTGTTGAAGTGAATTGGAAATAAGGAGCAGTGGGTTGCTAAAATTCCACAAAAGCCTGCAAGAACACCTTGCCCTTCTCCAATTGGTTGATCCATATCATCAAATTCAACCACAATACATTTTCCGTCAGATAAATACATCACATCCTTAACCTTTACTTTGAGTTTTTTGGTAGCTCATTGCGAATCTTTAAAAATAAACATCAAGTTAAAAGATCGAACTAACTTTTGTACATAAAATTCTGCATAAACTTCAGCGTATACTATTCTAAGAATTCAACATGAAACATCAAAATACAGATTAAGTTGAAAATAATTATAACTAAACAATAGATTCCAATTATCATAATAATCAGCTATTTAACAAGAGACCATCTGATCTTCAACAGATCGAAAATCAACATATAAAAATTAATGGTATAAgcatatgaaaattgaaaagcTAATCAGTTAATCACTCTATGCTAAAATCACTAAAGTGAAATAAAAAGTTCCATCATTTCCCATCATTCTGGCCAGAACATTTCCCATTTGCGAACATGTCAAAAGTTCCCATATAAAACTAGGAAAGGTGTTAAAACATCCAATCTTCTTCATGTAGTAAGGCAAGTCAAATAATGGGAAATGACAGTCTAAGAAACTGGAGTTATCTATAAATTTATCGCTTCCTGACAAATGCAAATAGAATATGATAAAGCATTTTACCTATAATCAATAGTTGAGATAACCATTAAAAAATCATAAACTTGTGAAAAAAATTCGCCAGCATTTCGGCGCTTTATGGAcgtttagaaagaaaaagaaaaagaaaaagaaaaagaaaaggaatagtGATGCTTGAATGAATCAAGAAAAGAATTACCTATTGCATCATTTGTCCAATGTTGCGGACACTCCCGTCTAGGACGCTTTTTGGATTGTTTCGGTTGTGATGCTACCTGAACTGATGGGGCAGGCTGTGATATGGCCTGAATTGAATGAGCCGGCTGAGTTGCAGCCAGATCTGACGGGGCCGGATGTGATGTGGCTTAAACTGAATGAGTCGGTTGTGCTGCAGCCCGAACTGACGGGGCCGGCTGTGACGTGGCTTGAACTGAATGAGCCTGTTGTGCTGTAGCCCGAACTGATGGGGTCGGCTGTGATGTGGCCTGAACCGAATGAGTCGGCTATGCTGTAGCCCGAACTGATGGGGCCGGCTGTGATGTGGCCTGAACCGAATAAGTTGGTTGAACTGACTTTCGCAAGTTATGGTAACGCTTGGCCCTTGGCATATCTggaatcaataaaatacaatCAGCATGTTAGTTGCTCTACAGAGAGTACCTAATTAACAGAATCATATAGAATTAGTGCTACGacgaaataataaaataatctaaTTACTTGCAATCTAGATCACACCTTGCAACTTCAATTTAAGAAATGATTAGGAGAGTGAGTGACCAGTTTACTGCTATGTTTAGGAGAAAGGCTTTCTATAGAGCAGGATGCAAGAGTTGAAGAAAATAGTGATTATGAAAATGAAGCTGCAGAAGATCAAGAAACAGAGACAAAGGCAATATTGAATAGTGACACTTGAATAAATCAAGATAAGAATTACCTATTGCATCAACTGTCCAATGTTGCGGACACTCACATCCAGGACGCTTTTTAGATTGTGTAGGCTGAGAGCATGCCTGTACTGATGGATCCAATTGTGATGTGGCCTGAATCGAATGAGCTAGCTGTGCTGCAGCCCGAACTGATGGGGCCGGCTATGATGTGGCCCTAGCTGATGCAGTCTGATGTGCTGCGGCCTAGACTAAAGGTGTCGGTTGAAAAAATGATACCAACTGCGGCGTATCATTAAGATATGACTTTTGCAACTTTTGGTAATGCTTGGCCCTTGGCATATCTGGaatcaataaaataaattaactatGAAGTTGAGGGAAGTTTAGTCTTTATACTAAATTTAAGGTATAAAGCTAACAAACTATTGGATATCTCCTGGCCAGGGTCTAAAGAGTAGTCACAAACCAACAACAGAGACAGTTAAACAACTTTTGCAAGGAGGAAAAATAATTAAGTAGAACCTTACAAGCCACAGATTTCATAATTGAGAGACATGTTTGAAAAAAGAGCTTAAATGCACTGTCTAGTTGAGCATCCACAAGCATAATTAATTCACTTCACAGAAGTCATTTCAATCACCAAGTTTTGGTAACGCTACGACGAAACAATCTCGATCACACCTTGCAATAGTTTCTATACTTTAATGCTTTAGACTTGAAGAAACTATAATTCCTAGTCAGACATATGCTCCTCTATTGCAACTTGGATATTCTCATAGTTAATATAAAaaaattgttccaattcttgtTGTTGGTATGGCTCATTCTCGTACATTTCTTCTTCATCAACATTTCCTATGTCAAACAAATCTCTTGGCTTTAGATGCACATCAACACTCCATTCTTTATCAGTTTCATCATCAATATAGTAGACCATATTTTCTTGAGACGCTTCAATATAAGGATCATGGTCCTTGCGATCACCCGTGTGAATCAATCTAGAAAAATTAACACAATTAAATTTCCAAACATCTATTTTGAACCCTCTATCCTGAGTAGTGTCAGCCCACTGGCATTTGAAGAGCACAACCATAAACCGTCCATAATAATTGAGCTCAATTATGTCTTCCAACTTCCCATAATATGGCAACTCTACTTGTGTTGCATTTCTATCAGCATTAGATGCAATACAAGAGGTGTCAGAGGTAAGAAAAACTCCACTATTTTGAGTTTTCAATCCTTGTTATCTAGACACAGTCCGAAACTTGAATCCATTAATGTTATATGCAGTAAACCTTCTTGCATCTGGCATTTGACCTTGTGCTAAGAACTCCAAATCAGTAGATATTGTGTTTGCTATATCTGGATTCATGATCTgaacaaacaaaattatttttttctattagaTAATCTAAAATAATACAACTTATGCATAAACAGATATTAGCTATATTATTCACTCAATCATTTTAAAAACCAATCAGGAAACTCTTTATTAACTCTTCTCTCTACCTCTGTTGCAGAAAGTCTTCGACCTCTTGAATTCCTTTTAATGTGGTTCCTAAATTCACTACAGAGGAATCACCTATATTAATTTAATCATTTCACTTTAAAAAGTTTGCTAAAAAATAAATTACAATAAACTTTCTTACTCAATAAATGGTTTCACTACTGCGCAATTAAGTAACACGTATCGATGAGCTTGAGTCTTCTCCAAAGGAGACAAGGGAAATATTGTGGAGCCTCCAATAGGTTTACCTTGTTGAGGGAACAAAGATGATACTTCAGAGGTTTTATTATGATTTAGCTCATCGTTTACACGTTTAGGCCTATTTATCCTTGACTCGATACCCTCAAAATAACGAGAACAGAGAGTCAGAGCATCTTCAACAATATAACCTTCAGCAATAGAACCTTCTGGTTGTGCTTTGTTCCCTACAAGAGACTTGAAATGACCTAACAATCTATAAcgaaaatgaaatattattagaaCAAGCATTCAGTTTgaattaatattaaaattttgaTCTAAAGAATGTTatgaaataataaatttttacctTTCAACAAAATACATCCATCGATAATGTACTGGACCACCTTGTATCACTTCATCTACTAGATGGATAGTTAAGTGAACTATGGTAGTGAAGAAAGATGGAGGGAATAAAATCGCTAAGTGAGAAAGTGTGAGTACAATCCGATCTTGTAGCTTCTCTAGGTCAGATAGGCTTAAACTTTTCAAACAAAGATTtctaaaaaatgaagaaagctcTACCAAGACTGCAACAACCTCATTCGGAAGCACATTTCGAATTGCAACAGGCAACAATTGTTCCATGATGATGTGACAATCATGACTTTTTAATCCGAAGATCCTCTTCTGATCCGGATCAATACAATCAGAGATATTACTTGAGTAACCATCCGGTACCGAAATATTCTTTAATGTTTTAAGGAGGCGACTCTCTTCTCTTTTGGAATTTCAAATGCAGCAAGGCGACAATTTTCCTTCTCATCTGGCCAAAGATAACGCTTTATACCCATAGCTTGTAGATCTTTTCGAGCCTTAACATGATCCTTTGATTTGTCTTTATCCATTAGCAAAGTGTATATAATATTGTCAAACACATTTTTCTCGATGTGCATGACGTCCAAATTATGGCACAACGAGTTGAATTCCCAATATGAAAGATTGAAGAATATGCTTTTTTTCTCCACTGCTAGGTTGCACCCTCCCTATCTTTTCTTTgtctgtttcttttctttctagcaTTCAACTCTACTGGCCTTCCAAATGTAACATCGATTTCTTTCACTTGTTGCAAAATGTCTGACCCCGATAACTTTCTCGGTGGATTCCTCTCCTCCACATCTCCAAAAAAACGATGCCTCATCAATATAAATTTGTGATTTCTTGCCAAAAATCGACGATGACCAATAAAGCACCATTTTCTACTGTGAGGAAGTCGACAAGGTACTGCGTCAAAATTACAAGAGGGGCATGCCAAACCAGTATGTGTGTTCCAACCAGATAAGATATCAAGTCCAGGAAAATCACTAACTGTCCACATAAGAGCTGCTCGCATTTTGAACATTTCATTCTTCGATGAATCATAAGTTTCCACACCTTCATACCATAACTCATTcaactccttaataaggggttgTAAGTATACATCTATATTATTACCAGCCGTACGTGGACCTGGAATGATCATTGAGAGGGTTAAATTTGGTTGCTTCATGCACAACCAAGGTGGAAGATTGTATGGAACGAAAACCACATGCCAAATACTATAATTAGTACTCATCGTTCCAAAAGGATTGAAACCATCACTAGCTAGGCCTAATCGAACATTTCGGGGATTAGAAGCAAATTCAGGAAAGATTGTATCAAACCTCTTCCATGCCTCACCATCTCTCGGATGCCTCATTATTCCATCTTTGTTACTATCCTCCGCATGCCATCTCATATGCTCTACAGTCTTAGAACACATGAATAATCTCTGCAACCTTGGTTTTAGTGGAAAGTAACGCAAAATTTTTGcaggtttttttcttcttcttacttGTAGCAGGCACGCGATGATTATTGCCCCTCTCATTAGGCTTCCATCTAGAAATGTGACAATACTTGCATGTTTCTTCACTAGCATCATCTCCCCATTACAACATGCAGTCATTTGGACAATCATCTATCTTTATATAATCAAGACAAAGCTTTTTGATGGTTTTCTTGGCCTCATAAAAAGAATCAGGGATACTTGTAAAGTTAAATGCATCTCTCAATAGATCCAGTATCATAGTCATTCCCTTGTCACTTAGCCCAGACAAACTCTTTATATGATATAGCTTTAACAAAAACTCTAGCTTTGAGTACTTGGAACCTTTATACAATTCTTGACTTTCATCTCTAAGCAACTCAAAAAAGTCTTTACTATTTGAAGCATGCATATCATCTAACATTTCTTCTTCTCTCCCTGCTTGTGATGAACCTACATCAATACCCTCATGTCTTAAGCCCTGAAATGCTTCATTAATCAATAAGTCCACTGGATTTTCAGCAAGTAGTGTATCTTGAGTGACCTCTAGTGTATCTTGAGTGACTTCTATGTTATTAAAGTTCAGCAACACATTTATTTCGCCATGAAAAACCCAAGTGACATAATCTTGAGGGAATGACTTGCAGATTAAATGATCGAACACTATCTCTCTAGTCAACCACTTCACAAAACCACATTTAGGACATGGACATTTTATTCTATCTTCTATAGCTCCATTTTAAATGTAAAATCTAAAAATTGATTCAAACCAAACAAATATTCATTTGTGTTCCTTGGCAATCGAATCCAAGATTTATCCATTGAAAAAGTATTTGAAAAGATCTGAAACCTTTGAGAAGTGCAGCTAATGACCCTAAATCAGGTTGTATGCCACCAGTAAGGACTCTTCTATTCAAGAGAGTTTGATATAACCTACAAGATTTTCATGAGGAAAAATAATTTAGTAACTTGTCAATTTTATAAGATCAGAGACATACTTTACAATTTTATAAGCTAAATAAAAGGGAATATAAAGTTAGCTAGTTATCTAGCATGAACAACAATGAGAACATATTCAGATGAATATATACTACCAAACTAAGAGTGCTAAACTAAGAGTACATATTCAAATGAACATATTCAAATGAATCAATTTTTTTGCTAATGCAGTCTACATGAAAATACCAATGCAATCAACATGATATAAAATAGCACACTCACAAAACTACACCTAGACATGGTAAGTTTCTGCATTCCCTTTAAGCACGTCTGTAAGCTGATGCCTTTTGAACTCACTTTAATCGTTTACATTTTGGAGTAGTCTACGGAGATAAATGGATAAAATTGAGGAATTAAATAGTCACAAGCCAGAAGACTACCATATATATCAAAGAGATATATTCTTCTGCTAACATTTTACAAAATTTCTTGAACAAAAAGTAGTAATACTACAGTATGAGAAATAAACTACCATGTCTAGGGAAAATCTAAACTCGTACGAAAAGTTAGCAGAAAATTCCATATACAATTAATATATTTACTCATTGACTTTGAAGAGATTGCTCCAGCACCAACCTCAAACGACGCActaataaaatcataaaaaggAGCAGAGAGAACCTAAATCAaatcacatgcaaaaattattgaaattggaGCAGAGAAACCTAAATCAAATAACATGCAGAAACTACTAAAATTAAGATATTAGGAAAACATACTCAAAACCCTAGATGAATTAAAATCGAATATAAACAGATTAGGAAGGAGAGGGCAGAGAGCTGCAATTCGTGTTGTACCTTTTGTCAGGAGATTCAACGACAAACACGCTTCAATTCAAGTTGTAATTGCTAAAATTCACATTAAAATCGCACAAATATCAAACTTAGAGGAATTAAAATGGGATATCAACTATTTTCGCAATGCAGAGACTGATTTCGCACAACTATTTTCGCAATGCACAAATATTTCGCACAAAAATTTTTGCAATCGGATATCACATTAAATCGCAACTTAGAGTGAACCCTAAATCGTTACAGTGAAAGACAATAAGAGattaaagagagaaagagaacttCCCATTTCAGGAGGAGAAAACCAACCCTAAATCGTTAGAGTGAAGAGCATGCACTGTGATGTGGGC is a genomic window containing:
- the LOC107801371 gene encoding uncharacterized protein LOC107801371 isoform X3, whose translation is MEQLLPVAIRNVLPNEVVAVLVELSSFFRNLCLKSLSLSDLEKLQDRIVLTLSHLAILFPPSFFTTIVHLTIHLVDEVIQGGPVHYRWMYFVERLLGHFKSLVGNKAQPEGSIAEGYIVEDALTLCSRYFEGIESRINRPKRVNDELNHNKTSEVSSLFPQQGKPIGGSTIFPLSPLEKTQAHRYVLLNCAVVKPFIDEFRNHIKRNSRGRRLSATEIMNPDIANTISTDLEFLAQGQMPDARRYAKGQALPKVAKVIS
- the LOC107801371 gene encoding uncharacterized protein LOC107801371 isoform X2; protein product: MEQLLPVAIRNVLPNEVVAVLVELSSFFRNLCLKSLSLSDLEKLQDRIVLTLSHLAILFPPSFFTTIVHLTIHLVDEVIQGGPVHYRWMYFVERLLGHFKSLVGNKAQPEGSIAEGYIVEDALTLCSRYFEGIESRINRPKRVNDELNHNKTSEVSSLFPQQGKPIGGSTIFPLSPLEKTQAHRYVLLNCAVVKPFIDEFRNHIKRNSRGRRLSATEIMNPDIANTISTDLEFLAQGQMPDARRFTAYNINGFKFRTVSR
- the LOC107801371 gene encoding uncharacterized protein LOC107801371 isoform X1 is translated as MIVQMTACCNGEMMLVKKHASIVTFLDGSLMRGAIIIACLLQVRRRKKPAKILRYFPLKPRLQRLFMCSKTVEHMRWHAEDSNKDGIMRHPRDGEAWKRFDTIFPEFASNPRNVRLGLASDGFNPFGTMSTNYSIWHVVFVPYNLPPWLCMKQPNLTLSMIIPGPRTAGNNIDVYLQPLIKELNELWYEGVETYDSSKNEMFKMRAALMWTVSDFPGLDILSGWNTHTGLACPSCNFDAVPCRLPHSRKWCFIGHRRFLARNHKFILMRHRFFGDVEERNPPRKLSGSDILQQVKEIDVTFGRPVELNARKKRNRQRKDREGAT